A part of Primulina eburnea isolate SZY01 chromosome 10, ASM2296580v1, whole genome shotgun sequence genomic DNA contains:
- the LOC140803581 gene encoding probable 2-oxoglutarate-dependent dioxygenase SLC1 produces MSPAMAVSGKLRNQDSLEIQYQKGVKNLYENGIEHVPRKYILPVSERPNVIDSEKSSEPEINLQLPVIDFAELQGCNRAQVLKSLAHACENYGFFQLVNHGIPDEIISKMVNVSRRFFELPLSEREKYMSADTSSPVRYGTSFNQANDGVFCWRDFLKLVCHPIQDVLHHWPSTPLDFRQLVAAYAEETRFLFLMLVEAIVESLGLKDKKGTETEKNDDADDSLSLLSKEFENGSQLMVVNCYPPCPEPDLTLGMPPHSDYGFLTLLLQDEVKGLQIHHRDKWVTVQPVPGSFVVNVGDHLEIFSNGRYKSVLHRVLVNTTKYRVSVASLHSLPITSTVRPFPKLISEGSPRRYKDTDFASFLEYLQLHDCRKKNFLESRKLKL; encoded by the exons ATGTCCCCAGCAATGGCAGTCTCGGGGAAACTAAGGAATCAGGATTCCCTGGAAATCCAGTACCAGAAAGGAGTTAAAAACCTATATGAAAATGGGATCGAGCATGTTCCCCGGAAGTACATTCTGCCTGTTTCTGAAAGGCCAAATGTGATCGATAGCGAAAAATCCAGCGAACCGGAGATCAATCTTCAGCTGCCTGTAATTGATTTTGCTGAATTACAGGGATGTAATAGAGCACAAGTTCTCAAATCTCTCGCCCACGCCTGCGAAAATTATGGGTTTTTCCAG CTTGTGAATCATGGAATCCCAGATGAGatcatcagcaaaatggtgaacGTGAGCCGAAGATTTTTCGAGTTGCCCTTAAGCGAAAGGGAAAAGTACATGTCGGCGGACACGAGCTCGCCGGTGCGATACGGGACCAGTTTCAATCAGGCAAACGATGGCGTCTTTTGTTGGAGAGATTTTTTGAAGTTGGTGTGTCACCCTATACAAGATGTTCTTCATCATTGGCCTTCTACTCCGCTGGATTTCAG GCAATTGGTGGCTGCGTATGCCGAAGAAACGAGATTCTTGTTCCTAATGTTGGTGGAAGCCATAGTGGAGAGCCTGGGGCTAAAAGACAAGAAAGGAACAGAAACAGAAAAGAATGACGACGCCGATGACTCATTATCATTATTATCGAAGGAATTCGAGAATGGGAGCCAGCTAATGGTGGTTAACTGCTACCCGCCATGCCCCGAACCTGATTTGACTCTTGGAATGCCACCTCATTCAGACTACGGGTTCCTCACTTTGCTGCTACAAGACGAGGTCAAGGGTCTCCAGATACACCACCGAGATAAATGGGTCACCGTCCAACCCGTGCCGGGATCCTTTGTCGTAAACGTCGGAGATCACCTCGAG ATATTCAGCAACGGTAGATACAAAAGCGTGTTACACAGAGTTCTTGTAAATACTACAAAGTATCGCGTTTCAGTTGCATCCTTGCACAGTCTTCCAATCACAAGTACGGTGCGTCCGTTTCCTAAGCTTATCAGCGAGGGAAGCCCGAGGCGGTACAAAGATACAGATTTTGCTAGCTTTCTTGAGTATCTCCAATTGCACGACTGCAGAAAGAAGAATTTTCTCGAGTCCAGGAAATTGAAATTGTAA
- the LOC140842593 gene encoding uncharacterized protein: MEGVTSPPGSQTRAHSSSFSSPLLISTVGIVVTSVAIIVYHLFLVKYFLRRRQELTTTAARPVPVVSPGVEKKVLDAIPVLAFSAVKGCDQYLRLDQEECVVCLGGLEDEDLVRSLPNCKHAFHVPCIDQWFLAHTSCPLCRSPILTQDNPQETSADTAQTNYNPDDEACYTPDSMEPSLPSARRSGLLRHCMSLELPHAAEMKSPQRSIGGLNRSISMDPSFVVINIQNEGEIRSSNPGIASSSSRGKLKRSECESYRTIPVNQLHSMSSKLRRSFSRLRLGKGSQVGPVLPY; encoded by the coding sequence ATGGAGGGAGTGACTTCACCGCCTGGATCACAAACTAGAGCACACTCCAGTTCATTTTCATCTCCATTGCTGATCTCTACGGTGGGCATAGTTGTCACATCTGTGGCCATAATCGTCTACCATTTATTCCTCGTCAAGTACTTCTTGAGGCGGCGACAGGAACTCACCACCACAGCTGCGCGACCCGTGCCGGTCGTCTCACCCGGAGTGGAGAAGAAAGTTCTCGACGCCATTCCTGTTCTTGCGTTCTCCGCCGTGAAAGGCTGTGACCAGTACCTTCGATTGGATCAAGAAGAATGTGTCGTTTGTCTAGGGGGTTTGGAGGACGAAGATCTGGTCCGATCACTGCCTAACTGCAAGCACGCTTTTCATGTTCCATGCATCGATCAATGGTTTCTTGCCCACACGAGCTGCCCCTTGTGCAGGTCCCCGATTCTGACGCAAGACAATCCCCAAGAAACTTCGGCAGATACCGCGCAGACAAATTACAATCCTGACGACGAAGCTTGTTACACTCCGGATAGCATGGAACCATCACTGCCGAGTGCACGACGCTCTGGCCTGCTCCGCCACTGTATGTCGTTGGAGCTGCCGCACGCGGCGGAGATGAAATCTCCACAACGTTCGATCGGCGGATTGAATCGATCCATTTCAATGGACCCATCTTTTGTTGTAATTAACATCCAAAATGAAGGAGAAATCAGATCGAGTAATCCCGGGATTGCTTCATCTTCTTCGAGGGGTAAATTGAAGAGGAGTGAATGTGAATCGTATAGGACGATACCAGTGAACCAACTTCATAGTATGTCGTCCAAGTTGAGGAGATCATTTTCAAGGTTACGTCTGGGGAAGGGGAGTCAAGTTGGCCCGGTTCTTCCATActga